A window of the Lactuca sativa cultivar Salinas chromosome 5, Lsat_Salinas_v11, whole genome shotgun sequence genome harbors these coding sequences:
- the LOC111908403 gene encoding vegetative cell wall protein gp1-like, giving the protein MLALIPSGSPFLKHHIETSVVFDPTQPAPVSIEPTPEEAIPTESGPKVKQPSKRKASPSKPKAKKKPKVSAPSQQEGTHDIPTDSGRPLTPPAHSSEVPLNVSSSQAHTHGESKHIPPSPSQKGDVGVEQSSLHPPGTHPCVTFDIPIISSTRTHSGTVVPEPNHPEGGAVSPTSDSTTGLIPRRRTGQPSSNDPLWKDYVNRAASRRPDLTRAQVE; this is encoded by the coding sequence ATGTTGGCCCTCATTCCTTCCGGATCCCCTTTTTTGAAACATCACATTGAGACCTCGGTTGTGTTCGACCCAACACAGCCTGCCCCAGTCTCGATTGAGCCTACTCCGGAAGAGGCCATTCCCACTGAGTCTGGACCCAAAGTTAAACAACCATCCAAACGAAAGGCTTCACCTTCCAAGCCTAAAGCCAAAAAGAAACCCAAAGTCAGTGCTCCCTCTCAACAGGAGGGCACCCATGACATTCCGACTGATTCTGGTCGTCCACTCACCCCTCCTGCCCACTCATCTGAGGTACCCCTTAATGTTTCATCATCACAAGCACACACTCATGGGGAGTCTAAACATATTCCACCATCACCCTCCCAAAAGGGTGATGTCGGTGTTGAACAAAGTTCCTTGCACCCCCCTGGAACACACCCATGTGTCACTTTTGATATTCCTATTATCTCTTCCACACGCACACACTCCGGAACCGTTGTTCCGGAACCCAATCATCCGGAAGGAGGAGCAGTCTCTCCAACTTCCGATTCCACAACTGGTCTGATACCCAGAAGGCGTACAGGACAACCAAGTTCTAATGATCCTTTGTGGAAAGATTATGTGAACAGGGCTGCATCAAGACGTCCCGACCTGACTCGTGCTCAAGTTGAATAA